The following is a genomic window from Deltaproteobacteria bacterium.
CAACGGATTTATAAAAAAAACTCAGGACAAGAATGATAAAAGAATCTTTCACGTCTCAATTTCCATAAAGGGGGTTGCAGTTAGCAATAGATTGATGAAGAGGATTAATCTCGATGACTCAAATGAGGTCGAACCAGTACTAAAAGCAATGCTGACATCCATTCAAAGGAAAAATGGACTAAGAGGATTTAACACATGTCTATCGTGCAAATTCAATCAGAACCCTAAGAAAAATACTTTTGTTTGCGGACTTACAAATGAAAGGCTGACCACGGGGGACGTTAAAAAGATATGCAGAGAGCATGAGCCACATTAAGATTCAGAGGCTCGGTTACAGTGCATATATAGGAAAATTCTAATCTGTAGAAGT
Proteins encoded in this region:
- a CDS encoding winged helix-turn-helix transcriptional regulator yields the protein MIDFLDGIAHLLERLTAVHRNLLRRFAAEEGLQLVHVEILQYLSICNRYSDSTQAISEYLGQTKGSISQSLGHLEDNGFIKKTQDKNDKRIFHVSISIKGVAVSNRLMKRINLDDSNEVEPVLKAMLTSIQRKNGLRGFNTCLSCKFNQNPKKNTFVCGLTNERLTTGDVKKICREHEPH